In Paenibacillus protaetiae, the genomic stretch CGCCCGAAGAAAAAGAACGTTCTGCATCTTGAGTTGCAGGAGACCGTCAGCAGCGAAGTTGTAAACAGCATAAACGAAACAGGCCGGGTAACCAATGCCAAGTTGCGTTATGCTATTCAGAAGTTTGCGTATGCGAAAGGAGATTGACTGTGGCTAAAGAAGACGTCATTGAGGTCGAAGGCACGGTGCTAGAGCCATTGCCGAATGCCATGTTCAAGGTGGAACTGGAGAACGGTCATCAGATCCTCG encodes the following:
- a CDS encoding KOW domain-containing RNA-binding protein, giving the protein MEIRPQIGQIVKVLRGKEEESLAVIIRIEDERFVWIADGHKRRFDRPKKKNVLHLELQETVSSEVVNSINETGRVTNAKLRYAIQKFAYAKGD